From Syngnathus scovelli strain Florida chromosome 14, RoL_Ssco_1.2, whole genome shotgun sequence, one genomic window encodes:
- the cimip5 gene encoding uncharacterized protein C2orf50 homolog: protein MDFSNLRRASSAGYRLPQRGRGSRPIAKQAPANKSLQRGEDTTHPTRDAEASDPVQRDQAWKEMVWRERRAVLEWDKNWSFLRNYDQMGELKTEEPPPDHSSLFSDCAPNTTNQIFGKRLSTPLGREVMRLDRLLSWSAGHHKCKQDPEMMSC from the exons ATGGACTTCAGCAATCTTAGACGCGCTTCATCTGCTGGCTACCGGCTACCGCAACGAGGTAGAGGAAGCAGGCCGATAGCAAAGCAAGCACCCGCGAACAAAAGTCTGCAGAGAGGAGAAGACACGACGCACCCGACGCGGGATGCAGAAGCGAGTGATCCGGTCCAACGAGATCAAGCGTGGAAAGAAATGGTGTGGAGAGAAAGGAGAGCAGTGCTAGAATG GGACAAGAATTGGAGTTTCCTGCGGAATTATGATCAGATG GGCGAGCTAAAGACAGAAGAACCTCCACCTGACCATTCATCGCTCTTCTCGGATTGTGCCCCCAACACAACTAACCAAATATTTGGAAAACGATTGTCGACACCACTGGGACGTGAAGTGATGAGACTAGACCGACTTTTATCCTGGTCTGCAGGGCATCACAAATGCAAACAGGATCCAGAGATGATGTCATGCTAG